In one Bos mutus isolate GX-2022 chromosome 19, NWIPB_WYAK_1.1, whole genome shotgun sequence genomic region, the following are encoded:
- the LOC106700505 gene encoding keratin-associated protein 4-7 isoform X1, with amino-acid sequence MVSSCCGSVCSDQSCGRSLCLETCCRPSCCQTTCCRTTCCRPSCAVSNCCHPVCCQPTCPRPTCCISSCYRPSCCGSSCGSSCCRPTCCISSCCRPQCCQPVCCQPTCSRPTCCISSCCRPSCCVSSCGCCRPRCCQSVCCQPTCSRISSCCRPSCCGSSCCLRPVCGRVSCHTTCYRPTCVISTCPRPVCCPSSCC; translated from the exons ATGGTCAGCTCCTGTTGTGGCTCCGTCTGCTCTGACCAGAGCTGTGGCCGAAGTCTCTGCCTGGAGACCTGCTGCCGGCCCAGCTGCTGCCAGACCACCTGCTGCAGGACCACCTGCTGCCGCCCCAGCTGTGCTGTGTCCAACTGCTGCCACCCTGTCTGCTGCCAGCCCACCTGCCCTCGCCCCACCTGCTGCATCTCTAGCTGCTACCGCCCCTCCTGCTGTGGTTCCAGCTGTGGTTCCAGCTGCTGCAGGCCTACCTGCTGCATCTCCAGCTGCTGCAGGCCCCAGTGCTGCCAGCCTGTGTGCTGCCAGCCCACCTGCTCTCGCCCCACCTGCTGCATCTCTAGCTGCTGCCGCCCCTCCTGCTGTGTTTCCAGCTGTGG CTGCTGCAGGCCCCGGTGCTGCCAGTCTGTGTGCTGCCAGCCCACCTGCTCCCGCATCTCCAGCTGCTGCCGCCCCTCTTGCTGTGGCTCCAGCTGCTGCCTGCGCCCAGTGTGTGGCCGGGTCTCCTGCCACACCACTTGCTATCGCCCCACCTGTGTCATCTCCACCTGTCCCCGCCCCGTGTGCTGTCCTTCTTCTTGCTGCTAA
- the LOC106700505 gene encoding keratin-associated protein 4-7 isoform X2, whose product MVSSCCGSVCSDQSCGRSLCLETCCRPSCCQTTCCRTTCCRPSCAVSNCCHPVCCQPTCPRPTCCISSCYRPSCCGSSCGSSCCRPTCCISSCCRPQCCQPVCCRPTCCISSCCRPRCCQSVCCQPTCSRISSCCRPSCCGSSCCLRPVCGRVSCHTTCYRPTCVISTCPRPVCCPSSCC is encoded by the exons ATGGTCAGCTCCTGTTGTGGCTCCGTCTGCTCTGACCAGAGCTGTGGCCGAAGTCTCTGCCTGGAGACCTGCTGCCGGCCCAGCTGCTGCCAGACCACCTGCTGCAGGACCACCTGCTGCCGCCCCAGCTGTGCTGTGTCCAACTGCTGCCACCCTGTCTGCTGCCAGCCCACCTGCCCTCGCCCCACCTGCTGCATCTCTAGCTGCTACCGCCCCTCCTGCTGTGGTTCCAGCTGTGGTTCCAGCTGCTGCAGGCCTACCTGCTGCATCTCCAGCTGCTGCAGGCCCCAGTGCTGCCAGCCTGT CTGCTGCAGGCCTACCTGCTGCATCTCCAGCTGCTGCAGGCCCCGGTGCTGCCAGTCTGTGTGCTGCCAGCCCACCTGCTCCCGCATCTCCAGCTGCTGCCGCCCCTCTTGCTGTGGCTCCAGCTGCTGCCTGCGCCCAGTGTGTGGCCGGGTCTCCTGCCACACCACTTGCTATCGCCCCACCTGTGTCATCTCCACCTGTCCCCGCCCCGTGTGCTGTCCTTCTTCTTGCTGCTAA